In the genome of Nitrospira japonica, one region contains:
- a CDS encoding phosphatidylserine decarboxylase family protein: protein MADRAVGIPVAKEGIPFIAVAAGGTLATGWMGWPIAAGAAGLLTLFVSWFFRNPPRTIPQGARLVVAPGDGKVIAVEEEFEPRYLKDRSIRVTIFLNVFDVHINRIPCEGTVENVQYQPGQFLVASKPEATIKNEQNALMIKAGQGAKVLCVQVAGLIARRIICWVSPPERAVLGERFGLIRFGSRMDTFLPLGSVIKVAVGDRVKGGESILGELP, encoded by the coding sequence GTGGCCGATCGTGCCGTCGGCATCCCAGTTGCCAAAGAAGGAATTCCCTTCATCGCGGTCGCCGCCGGCGGTACACTGGCGACGGGATGGATGGGCTGGCCCATTGCAGCGGGAGCGGCAGGGCTGTTGACGCTGTTCGTCTCATGGTTCTTCCGCAATCCACCCCGGACCATTCCGCAGGGAGCACGGCTCGTGGTTGCGCCTGGCGATGGAAAGGTCATTGCCGTCGAAGAAGAGTTCGAACCTCGTTACCTCAAGGATCGCAGTATCCGAGTCACGATCTTCTTGAATGTGTTCGATGTGCACATCAATAGAATTCCGTGCGAAGGGACCGTCGAAAACGTGCAGTACCAACCGGGACAGTTCCTGGTGGCCAGCAAACCCGAAGCCACGATTAAGAACGAACAAAACGCTTTGATGATCAAGGCCGGGCAAGGAGCGAAGGTTCTCTGCGTTCAGGTGGCCGGCTTGATTGCGAGACGGATCATTTGTTGGGTGTCGCCGCCGGAACGGGCGGTGCTGGGTGAGCGGTTCGGATTGATTCGGTTCGGGTCTCGTATGGATACATTCCTCCCGCTGGGATCAGTGATCAAGGTCGCCGTCGGCGATCGCGTGAAGGGTGGGGAGTCCATCCTGGGAGAACTGCCATGA
- the ilvC gene encoding ketol-acid reductoisomerase yields MKIYYDKDADLQHIRNKTVAVVGYGSQGHAHALNMKESGVSVVIGLREGASWKKAEHSGLKVMPVADAVKASDIVMILAPDEAQAAIYRQEIAPNLKPGAYLAFGHGFNIHFGQIVPPPSINVFMVAPKGPGHLVRSEYTKGSGVPCLLAVHQDPSGTTRQVGLAYASAIGGGRAGVIETNFREETETDLFGEQAVLCGGLTSLIQAGYETLVEAGYSPEMAYFECLHEVKLIVDLIYQGGIANMRYSISTTAKYGDVTRGPRVVTEQTKQEMKQILREIQEGRFAKEWVLENQANRPVYNALLAKGEAHPIEAVGARLRAMMPWLKKDQLVDKNKN; encoded by the coding sequence ATGAAGATCTATTATGACAAGGATGCCGACCTTCAACACATACGGAACAAGACCGTGGCGGTCGTCGGATATGGCAGCCAAGGGCACGCTCATGCGCTCAACATGAAAGAGAGCGGAGTCTCGGTCGTGATCGGCCTGCGTGAAGGCGCTTCCTGGAAAAAGGCCGAGCATAGCGGATTGAAGGTCATGCCCGTTGCCGATGCGGTGAAAGCGTCGGACATCGTCATGATCCTTGCCCCGGATGAAGCGCAGGCGGCCATCTATCGCCAGGAGATCGCACCGAACTTAAAGCCCGGCGCCTATCTCGCATTCGGTCATGGATTCAACATCCATTTCGGACAGATCGTTCCGCCTCCCTCGATCAATGTGTTCATGGTCGCTCCCAAAGGGCCTGGACATTTGGTACGATCAGAGTACACGAAGGGAAGCGGCGTGCCCTGTTTGTTGGCTGTGCATCAAGACCCGAGCGGAACCACGCGGCAGGTGGGCTTGGCCTATGCCAGCGCGATCGGCGGCGGACGTGCCGGCGTCATCGAAACAAACTTCCGTGAGGAAACAGAAACTGACTTGTTCGGCGAACAGGCGGTGCTGTGCGGCGGGCTGACGTCGCTCATTCAGGCCGGATATGAGACCCTCGTGGAAGCCGGATATTCGCCGGAGATGGCCTATTTCGAGTGTTTACACGAGGTCAAGCTCATCGTGGATCTGATCTACCAGGGTGGGATCGCAAACATGCGATATTCCATCAGCACGACCGCCAAGTACGGAGATGTTACACGTGGGCCTCGGGTCGTCACGGAACAGACCAAGCAGGAGATGAAACAGATCTTGCGGGAGATCCAGGAAGGACGGTTCGCGAAGGAATGGGTCTTGGAGAACCAGGCCAACCGTCCGGTCTACAACGCATTGCTGGCCAAAGGTGAAGCTCATCCGATCGAGGCTGTCGGTGCTCGGCTGCGGGCGATGATGCCCTGGTTGAAAAAAGATCAGTTGGTCGACAAGAACAAGAATTGA